The genomic window TAAGCATGTAACGAGAAGCTGGGGCCACTTTTTCAATAATCGATCCGGCTTGATTTAGCACACCTTGTTCAATTACCACATCATAGGTCTTTTTGTCTGTACATACATTGACTTTCATCATTAAAATAGCCTTGCTTTTTCATTGTGTCGCTCTATCGCTGCTTGAAGGTCCGAAAGTTGATCTGCCGGAAACGTATCTAGTAAGCTACTTGCAATTTCCCATGCCACGACATTTTCGCACACAACTGAAGCAGCTGGCACTGCGCAACTATCAGATCGCTCGACACCTGCATCAAACGCCTCTTTGGAATCAATATCGACACTTTTAAGTGGTTTATATAAGGTTGGGATTGGCTTCATGACACCTTTTACAACGACTGGCATACCGTTTGTCATTCCACCTTCAAAGCCACCTAGACGGTTTGTTTTTCGGCTATAGCCTGTTTGTTCATCCCAAATGATTTCATCATGAACTTGACTACCAGGTTTTCGCGCTGCTTCAAACCCTAAACCGATCTCAACACCTTTAAAGGCATTTATGCTCATGACAGCTCCAGCAATTTTCCCATCTAGTTTACGATCATAATGAACATGGCTCCCTAACCCAATTGGCAACCCTTCAACGACTACTTCAACGACGCCACCAATACTATCACCGTCTTGTTTTGCTTGATCAATTGCCGCCATCATTTTCGTGCCTGCTTCGTCATCAAGGCATCGGACTGGAGATGCTTCAGACCGTTCTTGAATTGTTTGAATGGAAAGCGACTCTTCCACATTTGCTTCGATACCACCGATTATTCTAACGTGACCAGCTACTTCAACTCCAAGCGCCCGTAAAATAACTTTCGCAAGCGCCCCACAAGCGACTCGAACCGTTGTCTCTCTCGCTGAAGAACGCTCTAATACGTCACGCATGT from Shouchella hunanensis includes these protein-coding regions:
- the aroC gene encoding chorismate synthase → MRFLTAGESHGPQLTTIIEGVPAQIRLVEEDINRELSRRQGGYGRGRRMQIEKDQVKIMSGVRHGYTTGAPITFVVENNDWKNWTKIMGSAPISKEEEEKMRRRLTRPRPGHADLNGAIKYGHRDMRDVLERSSARETTVRVACGALAKVILRALGVEVAGHVRIIGGIEANVEESLSIQTIQERSEASPVRCLDDEAGTKMMAAIDQAKQDGDSIGGVVEVVVEGLPIGLGSHVHYDRKLDGKIAGAVMSINAFKGVEIGLGFEAARKPGSQVHDEIIWDEQTGYSRKTNRLGGFEGGMTNGMPVVVKGVMKPIPTLYKPLKSVDIDSKEAFDAGVERSDSCAVPAASVVCENVVAWEIASSLLDTFPADQLSDLQAAIERHNEKARLF